The Roseovarius indicus genome has a segment encoding these proteins:
- a CDS encoding enoyl-CoA hydratase/isomerase family protein, translating into MTQQVQQGVQDGVAVLTLDRPPGNALVPGLRAALIESLHAACDDPAIRAIVLNGAGAGFSAGIDLGEFSAAPADPPLGELCTTIEDASKPVVVALHGSAFGAGFELALAAHGRVAQRGTRVSLPEVTLSMVPGGGATQRLPRLVGAQAALELMLSGRAVEVTDARLAPVFDRIVDAAPLDAAVVLARGLSDRGTWRRTRDRQKGLADARAYQSAIAAAAARIRDDGSAEADILACVEAAQLLPFEQGLIFEQERFAERLARPEARGIRHVFTAERRAAALPKQLAETAPQLRTAALVGTGPRLAGLALVCLSAGLAVQVFTGGTDKAAEVIDEVQAGLDHAVRSGKLAEATRDRRLARLSVLETPDGLGAVDLVLDLGALSFDRPVGPGQPAVWALLDDDTSAAARASSTGAEGRLVRLRLPLGGPAARLVEVATPPDTPAGLAAGVHRAFSNNGRSVLLSSEATGFLSDVMGAALFGAALVMLAGGVPAGQIDAAARGLGLGHGPFRLIDELGAQSTLARMRRIFEARQISPAPLRILSDRIIDVGADPARALAFHVPAGQSLEPDAGLADWVAGWREAQAAQAVAWPGTDPAVALHAALVNEAARLIETRAVQRRSDPDLVMVRGFGMARSSGGPLLQSDIRGLLGLVRAMRPLREVAPALWSPTSLLDEMVKNGRSFF; encoded by the coding sequence GTGACGCAGCAGGTGCAGCAGGGGGTGCAGGACGGCGTCGCCGTGCTCACGCTCGACCGCCCGCCGGGCAACGCCCTCGTGCCGGGGCTGCGCGCCGCGCTGATCGAAAGCCTGCACGCCGCCTGTGACGACCCGGCCATCCGTGCCATCGTGCTCAACGGGGCGGGGGCCGGCTTCTCGGCCGGGATCGACCTGGGCGAGTTCAGCGCCGCCCCCGCCGACCCGCCCCTCGGTGAGCTTTGCACAACGATTGAAGACGCCTCGAAACCCGTGGTCGTGGCCCTGCATGGCTCGGCTTTCGGCGCGGGGTTCGAACTGGCGCTCGCGGCCCATGGCCGCGTGGCGCAGCGGGGCACGCGGGTTTCGCTGCCCGAGGTGACGCTCTCGATGGTGCCCGGCGGCGGCGCCACCCAGCGGCTGCCGCGGCTGGTCGGCGCGCAGGCCGCGCTCGAGCTGATGCTCTCGGGCCGCGCGGTCGAGGTGACCGACGCGCGGCTCGCCCCCGTCTTCGACCGCATTGTCGACGCCGCCCCGCTCGATGCTGCCGTCGTGCTGGCCCGCGGCCTCTCCGACCGCGGCACCTGGCGCCGCACGCGCGACCGCCAGAAGGGGCTTGCCGATGCGCGGGCCTACCAGTCGGCCATCGCCGCCGCTGCCGCGCGGATACGCGACGACGGCTCGGCCGAGGCCGACATCCTGGCCTGTGTCGAGGCGGCGCAGCTTCTGCCGTTCGAGCAGGGCCTGATCTTCGAACAGGAGCGTTTCGCCGAGCGCCTGGCGCGCCCCGAGGCACGCGGCATCCGGCATGTCTTCACCGCCGAGCGGCGGGCGGCGGCCCTGCCGAAACAGCTGGCCGAGACGGCGCCGCAGCTCCGCACGGCGGCGCTTGTCGGCACGGGCCCGCGCCTTGCCGGGCTGGCGCTGGTCTGCCTGTCGGCGGGCCTGGCGGTGCAGGTCTTCACCGGCGGAACCGATAAGGCCGCAGAGGTGATCGACGAGGTGCAGGCCGGGCTCGATCACGCCGTCCGGTCGGGCAAGCTGGCGGAAGCGACGCGCGACCGGCGGCTGGCGCGCCTCTCGGTGCTTGAGACGCCCGACGGGCTTGGCGCGGTGGACCTGGTGCTCGACCTCGGCGCCCTGTCCTTCGACCGGCCGGTGGGGCCGGGGCAACCGGCGGTGTGGGCGCTGCTCGATGACGATACCAGCGCGGCGGCTCGCGCCAGCAGCACCGGCGCCGAGGGGCGGCTGGTGCGTCTGCGCCTGCCGCTGGGCGGGCCGGCGGCGCGGCTCGTTGAGGTGGCCACGCCCCCCGACACCCCGGCCGGGCTGGCCGCGGGGGTGCATCGCGCGTTTTCGAATAACGGCCGCTCGGTCCTGCTGTCGTCGGAGGCGACGGGGTTCCTGAGCGACGTGATGGGCGCGGCGCTTTTCGGGGCGGCGCTGGTGATGCTGGCGGGCGGCGTGCCGGCGGGGCAGATCGACGCGGCGGCGCGCGGGCTGGGCCTGGGCCACGGCCCGTTCCGCCTGATCGACGAGCTGGGCGCCCAGAGCACGCTGGCCCGGATGCGGCGCATCTTCGAGGCGCGGCAGATCTCGCCCGCCCCGCTGCGCATCCTGTCCGACCGGATCATCGATGTGGGCGCCGACCCGGCCCGCGCGCTGGCCTTCCACGTGCCCGCCGGGCAGTCGCTCGAGCCCGACGCCGGGCTGGCCGACTGGGTCGCCGGATGGCGCGAGGCGCAGGCCGCGCAGGCTGTCGCATGGCCCGGCACCGACCCGGCGGTCGCGCTTCACGCCGCCCTGGTGAACGAGGCCGCCCGCCTGATCGAGACCCGCGCGGTTCAGCGCCGCTCCGACCCCGATCTCGTGATGGTGCGCGGCTTCGGGATGGCACGCTCAAGCGGCGGGCCCTTGCTGCAGTCGGACATTCGCGGCCTGCTCGGGCTCGTGCGGGCGATGCGCCCCCTGCGCGAGGTTGCCCCCGCGCTCTGGTCTCCGACCTCGCTGCTCGACGAGATGGTCAAGAACGGGCGCAGCTTCTTCTGA
- a CDS encoding TraR/DksA family transcriptional regulator, with the protein MRDTTLYRKALLDRLGELDSRLHHIETELDEPHSKDWEENAVEREGDEVLEQLGHSGEAEIARIRAALQRMRDGTYGECVRCGEEIAEARLETLPDTPLCRTCAAGA; encoded by the coding sequence ATGCGCGACACGACCCTGTACCGCAAGGCGCTGCTTGATCGCCTCGGCGAACTTGACAGCCGGCTGCACCATATCGAAACCGAGCTCGACGAGCCCCATTCCAAGGATTGGGAAGAAAACGCCGTCGAGCGCGAGGGCGACGAAGTCCTCGAACAGCTGGGCCATAGCGGCGAGGCCGAGATCGCCCGTATCCGCGCCGCCCTGCAACGGATGCGCGACGGCACCTACGGCGAATGCGTGCGCTGCGGCGAGGAGATCGCCGAGGCGCGGCTTGAAACGCTGCCCGACACGCCGCTCTGCCGCACCTGCGCGGCCGGCGCCTGA